TCTGGAGTGACATAGACAAAAGCGCGCTGTCCAAGGGAATGGTACACTTCGCGTCTTTAATTTTTTCCGTGATATATCCACGAGAGTGTGCGGTGGCAGACGCAAGGCCACCATAATGATCAACAATAACCACATTATTATGTTGGATAGCTATGAGTAGGGGTTCACATGCAGGGCACCAAAAAGGCGCTTTTCGTTGGTGGTTTGTTGCTGGCCGTGGTCAGCAGCGGCGTGCAGGCTGAAGCACTACAGCCCGATCCTGCCTGGCAGCAGGGTAAGCTTGATAATGGTTTTACCTGGCAGTTATTAACCACACCACAGCGCCCCGGCGATCGGGTTGAGCTGCGTCTGGTTGTGAATGCTGGGTCGCTGCTGGAAAACGCCCAGCAGGTAGGTTTTGCCCATTTTCTTCCCCGTCTGGCCTTAGCGCCCGGCGATAAGCTGTCCGCTGCCCAGCAGCCTTCTATGTGGATGCGGGATGCTAACAGCTCACGCGTCCTGCCTCCGGTCATTGTCTCGTATGACTTCACATCGTATAACCTGAGTTTGCCGAATAATCGCCCCGAATTGCTGAAAGAAGCGCTGGCGTGGCTTTCGGAAAGCGCAGGGCAGATGACGTTCGACGAAAAAAGCCTACAGGCTGCGTTGAAGGTGCCCGATCAGGTGGCAACCTTTCCGATTAACCCACAGGATCCGAGCTGGCGCTATCGTCTGAAAGGCTCACCCCTGCTGGCGCACGATCCTGCTCAGGACGTCAAACCGCCGTTGAATGGCGAGCAGCTCCAGCAGTTTTATAAAACCTGGTATACGCCAGATGCGATGACGCTCTACATCGTCGGTCATGTGGATAACCGCAGCGTGATCGAGCAGATCGGGAAAGCCTTCTCCCCGCTGGAAGGGAAACGTGAAGCGCCCGCGCCGTTGCCGACACTGAGCCCGCTACCGCCGCAGGCGATCAGCCTGATGAATAACAACGTCCAACAGGATACGCTGTCGCT
The nucleotide sequence above comes from Pectobacterium brasiliense. Encoded proteins:
- a CDS encoding M16 family metallopeptidase is translated as MQGTKKALFVGGLLLAVVSSGVQAEALQPDPAWQQGKLDNGFTWQLLTTPQRPGDRVELRLVVNAGSLLENAQQVGFAHFLPRLALAPGDKLSAAQQPSMWMRDANSSRVLPPVIVSYDFTSYNLSLPNNRPELLKEALAWLSESAGQMTFDEKSLQAALKVPDQVATFPINPQDPSWRYRLKGSPLLAHDPAQDVKPPLNGEQLQQFYKTWYTPDAMTLYIVGHVDNRSVIEQIGKAFSPLEGKREAPAPLPTLSPLPPQAISLMNNNVQQDTLSLMWDAPWHPIRESQALVRYWLGDMTREAMFWRLQQALEKSPLKSNNLRFDCNVFYTRSQCAIHMDVPNSEGVEPGVTFMARELATLREKGLTQQEFDALIARKTDELNKLFATYARTSTDILMDQRLRSQQNGVVDISPEQYQKLRQTYLSALTLDMLNQELHQQLVQDTTLMLIQQPGEPEANMKALQEAYDRIMTPATEPVASAAAAAPEGAIPEGTKPQETAPAAQ